DNA from Rhipicephalus sanguineus isolate Rsan-2018 chromosome 11, BIME_Rsan_1.4, whole genome shotgun sequence:
ACGGTCTTACGTAATAATTAACGGCATAATTAAAATATACTttgcttaagttgtttttatgatgtttcaggTATAAGTCGATGCGTGATCGCTTACCACTGGTTTGCATGATGAAATGATGTATCCTAGGTGTACACGTTCGAGATGATTCAATATCGTGCCCATAACTGAACCTCATTCGCCATTTCCGGACGCGATTTAACATCGCGTCCTATTTGCACGCAATATGAGGACAGAACATTGCCCTACAGTTAAAAAAtattgtcccctatgctttcgtTGGCTTAATTGTCCGTTGGTTTCACATAGTTGTCTAACACAGAAAATGAATCCCTCGAACAAtttactttcttcctttcttagCGAGGGCTTCGTCTTGGCGGACTCGACGCCTCAGGTAGCATTCGAGGgttattggccagctgccaccTCGTGAAAAGATTTCTTGGCACGCGACGCCCTTTGGCAaaacgagtgttccacactcgccgccttggctacgagtggcgctggctaacactcccagagaTTTAACGAAGGAAAGGGGATTGATCAAGGGCGGTTTTCTTTGTTATGTTCAACCAACAGAGAATGAAGCCAAGGAATATATAGGgtcattatttgtagtctttaactcTAATTTGgtaattaggacataaatgtAAATAatttaaaatggacgaaaagacaacttgccgctggtagggaaTGAACCTAAAACCTTGGGAAAAGCCGCCCGATGCTCTAACAATGGAGCTACAGTGGCGGTCGTCCCCTCCTACACTTCATTCGGTATTTCTGCGCTTggaaaccttggagtgttagccagcgccggtTAGTAGCCATGACGCGAGTTTGGAAACTTTTTTTTGCTGTTCAAAAGTTAGAAACAGTGTAATCAGATGTTTTGCAAGCCGATCTAATCAGAaatttttgcccagcttcgttgcttcgaaAGTTAAGTATAAAGCTTGCGTAATTAATAAGCAATTAGGCAGAACACAACAaaacaaatggtgtatataaatagcacgccgttagtatgacgaagaatgtgccgtttgtggcggagtcgtttcgcgctgcgcgctggggatgaAGAGGTCGTAAGtgcgattccaggtgacggaactttttcttctagttttttcttcgccatatgttagtctttatattttacaacgccatatccgtgacgggaatgcgtcagtggagccgtggtggaccccggcataaaacactttcgtgttaatatgctTTATCCAATAGTCGGCAACATGCATTTGGCCGCGTTGTattagagtgcgtcggcatatttttaaattgAGGTAGCTGGAGTACCCTGTACATGCTTCCTAGAAGGGGAACATATACCGTAATTCTACTCGTACATAGGATGCCGCATCACACAGCAGTACCGTGACAACCTCCTCTACCATGAGCTGCAGAAAATATCGCCACACTAACTTTCCCATGAATGGCCACGTTATCTTGAAAGCATGGTATAGGACAGTTCACGTTCTTTCAACGTACTCGAAAATGAGCACATTTGAGCGGCTAGTTCGTTAAAACGCTTCCCGGACAGCACCTTACAAGTTCCAGGAACTCACCAAAGTCTGCCGCGGGGCCATGCGCATTATGTCTGCTGAATAATGTGTTGTGCTTTGTACGAATTGAAGCGCTGTTCTGCAGTACCTGTTCTGATGTTTGTGCCCACCGATCAGTTAGCCGTTCAACTACAGCGGAGGACGCGTTATAGTATGAAGCTCCCTACCGCTTACCCACTTGCACGAAACATGCCTGGAGTCATCATTAAAGTGTATTTTATTGTCTTGCAGTACGTTGAAGTCAGTGCGAAAGCTGAAGCAAAGGCCAGGTACCGCGGCAAGGTGACCATGCTGCTGGTCGTCCCAGCGATCACCGTTGTTCTCGTCCTGATGGCCGTGGTCATCTACATCATCACTATGGAAAAGCCCCAAATTCGCGTAGATACCTGCAGGAGCGACGACTGTGCTGCCTTTGGCAAAGAGCTGCACACTGCCATCAACTGGTCGATCGACCCGTGCCAAGACTTCCACGCGTTCGTGTGCGGCGGTTGGGATGACCCTCGGCGCCAAAAGACGACCGAATCGAGAATGGTAGCAGCGGCCTTGGATTTGGCGATCCAGGAAGCCAAAGCTGACCTGGTGCAGCAAGGCAACGCACCGCAGCAACGCAGCAAGGCCACCAATTTTTTCCAGAGCTGCGTCATCGCCGGAACGCAGAAGCAGCACAACCTTAAAGAGTTCGCTGATCTCCGGCACTCCTTGGGGCTCGTATGGCCCGAGCACAATCCTAGCGACACAACCCACCCGCTCGACATCATGGTGAACCTGGCGCTGAACTGGGAAATGAACTTCCTCTTCGACCTCGGTGCCGTTGCCGTACGCCAGTCCATCGCCCTTCTTGTCTCCCGCGGTCGCATGGATAACCTGTGGGAGGAGAAGCTGCGGCGTGCCAGGACGATCGAAGCGTACGAGAAATACGTCAATGAATACTACGATGTTCTCAAAGTCAATGGCTCGCAAATTGGCGTGACAGCAGCCGAACTCCTCGATATAGAGAAAACCATAATCAACGCGAAGTACGAGTTCCTGTATGGCCCATCTCGCCAGGACTGGTTCCAAGTGAGCGAACTAGATCGAAAGACACCATCGGTTCGGGCGGGCTTGTGGCTTACTCTTCTAGGAAAGCACGACACGCAGTACAACTGGGAGTGCCACGATACCGCGATAGTCGAGGACGTCAAAATACTGGAGAACCTGGGCCACCTGCTGAAAGGCCTCGGCCATGTCAAGCTGATCACCGGACTGTCGTGGATATTCATTCAGACGCACCTCTGGGCTGTTTACGGGGCGCCTTCGTTGCGATTCAGTGGCACGGAGAAAGAACTGGTGCATATGCAAGAGCGTGGCTGCATGGAATACGTCGGGTCTCGTCTCGGGCTCCTTGGCTGGGCAAAGTATTTCACCGACACGTACCGCAACAAAGAGGACCGACTGAACGTCACCAGTTTCTTGCACCGAATCAACGAGGAGACGAAGCGCCTGATTAACAAGCTCAGCTGGATGAATTCCCAGAACAAGCTGATGGTCTTCTCGAAGCTGGACAACATGTCGCGCGTCGTACTGCCCAGCGACAGCTTTTTTGACGCGAAAAAGAGGGAAGAACTCTACAGCGTATTTCCCGATATGAGCTGCAACACCTTCGTGACGAACCTGGTAATCATGTCCAAAGTTTACCAGAGGCTGCGCAACCACGAACACTTCGCCGACGTGTACAGCATTCGCATGGTTCCGCGGTATGGTCGCGAGCTTTACCTCTATTTAGCGAACTCGATGGCGATCGCCTTAGTGACCCTCAGCCCACCAATGTACTACAAGGACGCAACGCTGGCGATTAAATACGGCGCCATGGGCTCCTTTGTAGCTCTAGAGATGGCCAGGGCGTTCGACGAAATGGGTGTCACGGTGGATGATTCTGGAAAGCGCAAACTGTGGCTCGGGGCCGAGGCGGCAGCAGCGTATGCCAGCAAGGCTAACTGCGATGTTCGCGGAGGCTCGGACAGCGCCGCGTGGCGTCCGATACGCGCGCTGCCTGTCATGCCAGGGCTAGAGATTGCTTTCGAGGCCTTCATAGCG
Protein-coding regions in this window:
- the LOC119374331 gene encoding neprilysin-1 yields the protein MADARKASVASAVSKYSSSGKSSSSTNSKDSGKVKKPKMSRVPEEGKTADALVAPEAPPAEVPALAGPSKEPPKYVEVSAKAEAKARYRGKVTMLLVVPAITVVLVLMAVVIYIITMEKPQIRVDTCRSDDCAAFGKELHTAINWSIDPCQDFHAFVCGGWDDPRRQKTTESRMVAAALDLAIQEAKADLVQQGNAPQQRSKATNFFQSCVIAGTQKQHNLKEFADLRHSLGLVWPEHNPSDTTHPLDIMVNLALNWEMNFLFDLGAVAVRQSIALLVSRGRMDNLWEEKLRRARTIEAYEKYVNEYYDVLKVNGSQIGVTAAELLDIEKTIINAKYEFLYGPSRQDWFQVSELDRKTPSVRAGLWLTLLGKHDTQYNWECHDTAIVEDVKILENLGHLLKGLGHVKLITGLSWIFIQTHLWAVYGAPSLRFSGTEKELVHMQERGCMEYVGSRLGLLGWAKYFTDTYRNKEDRLNVTSFLHRINEETKRLINKLSWMNSQNKLMVFSKLDNMSRVVLPSDSFFDAKKREELYSVFPDMSCNTFVTNLVIMSKVYQRLRNHEHFADVYSIRMVPRYGRELYLYLANSMAIALVTLSPPMYYKDATLAIKYGAMGSFVALEMARAFDEMGVTVDDSGKRKLWLGAEAAAAYASKANCDVRGGSDSAAWRPIRALPVMPGLEIAFEAFIAAVAVDYRAPVDFKVPHLEMFTDLQIFFVAYCYSLCSKRPHTMRDECNVPARNSPIFAEVFHCPADSPMNPPKKCTFFDR